A part of Streptomyces sp. NBC_00557 genomic DNA contains:
- the uraD gene encoding 2-oxo-4-hydroxy-4-carboxy-5-ureidoimidazoline decarboxylase, with protein sequence MTSTSTPPGLARFNALDEDAALAALLETCSSTAWARRLLAARPYAAPEDLYAAGDAAMAELTAEDLQEAMAGHPPIGRPKPGDPTSAREQRGMAGASEELRAEMLELNLAYQEKFGHVFLICATGRTGEQMRDAVKERIGNSPEQEREIVRAELGRINRIRLARLVEED encoded by the coding sequence GTGACTTCGACTTCCACGCCGCCGGGCCTGGCCCGCTTCAACGCCCTGGACGAGGACGCGGCACTCGCCGCGCTCCTCGAGACGTGCAGCTCCACTGCATGGGCCCGGCGGCTGCTCGCCGCCCGCCCGTACGCCGCCCCCGAGGACCTCTACGCAGCCGGTGACGCCGCCATGGCGGAGCTGACCGCCGAGGACCTCCAGGAGGCCATGGCCGGGCACCCGCCGATCGGCCGCCCCAAGCCGGGGGATCCCACCTCGGCGCGGGAACAGCGCGGCATGGCCGGCGCCTCCGAGGAGCTCAGGGCGGAGATGCTCGAACTCAACCTGGCGTACCAGGAGAAGTTCGGTCATGTCTTTCTGATCTGCGCCACCGGCAGGACCGGTGAGCAGATGCGGGACGCCGTCAAGGAGCGGATCGGCAACTCGCCGGAGCAGGAGCGGGAGATCGTCCGCGCCGAGCTGGGCAGGATCAACCGCATCCGACTGGCACGACTCGTCGAAGAGGACTGA
- a CDS encoding helix-turn-helix domain-containing protein, whose translation MTGTGDEPFIAAVKPLVDAIGGEMVPPDEARPDDVVLAWEGQDVVAVRLPQLADSLDHILAAMERRKGMPLADLDRKAKQEIVRILEARGAFSVRHGVETVASALGVSRFTVYNYLNRQKEA comes from the coding sequence GTGACCGGCACCGGGGACGAGCCGTTCATCGCGGCCGTGAAGCCGCTGGTCGACGCGATCGGCGGCGAGATGGTGCCGCCGGACGAGGCCCGTCCCGACGACGTGGTCCTGGCCTGGGAGGGTCAGGACGTCGTCGCCGTACGGCTGCCGCAGCTGGCCGACTCCCTCGACCACATCCTCGCCGCGATGGAGCGCCGCAAGGGCATGCCCCTGGCCGACCTGGACCGCAAGGCCAAACAGGAGATCGTGCGCATACTGGAAGCGCGCGGCGCCTTCTCGGTCCGCCACGGCGTGGAGACGGTCGCCAGCGCCCTCGGCGTCAGCCGCTTCACCGTCTACAACTACCTCAACCGGCAGAAAGAGGCCTGA
- a CDS encoding TIM barrel protein: protein MGFADQRFNVNLSILFTELPLLERPAAAAAAGFTAVELWWPWTETPTPERSELDALKKAIEDAGVRLTGLNFYAGQLPGPDRGALSVPGAESERFRANIDVAIAFAQSLGCTTFNALYGNRVDGADPAEQDALALENLTLAARAAARVGGTILIEALNRPESPKCPIVSAPKAIEIVDKVNEATGLGNAKFLMDLYHLSMNGEDLPSVIERYAAKTGHVQIADNPGRGAPGTGSLPLEELLDQLRKAGYDGWVGLEYKAGDRPSAESFGWLPREARAAR, encoded by the coding sequence ATGGGATTCGCAGACCAGCGCTTCAACGTCAACCTGTCGATCCTCTTCACGGAACTCCCGCTCCTGGAGCGTCCCGCGGCCGCCGCCGCGGCCGGCTTCACGGCGGTCGAGCTGTGGTGGCCCTGGACCGAGACCCCCACCCCCGAGCGGTCCGAGCTCGACGCCCTGAAGAAGGCGATCGAGGACGCGGGCGTGCGGCTGACGGGCCTGAACTTCTACGCCGGGCAGCTGCCCGGCCCGGACCGCGGCGCCCTGTCGGTCCCGGGCGCGGAGTCGGAGAGGTTCCGCGCCAACATCGACGTGGCGATCGCCTTCGCGCAGTCCCTGGGCTGCACGACGTTCAACGCCCTGTACGGCAACCGCGTCGACGGCGCGGACCCGGCCGAGCAGGACGCGCTCGCCCTGGAGAACCTCACCCTCGCGGCCCGGGCCGCCGCCCGGGTCGGCGGGACGATCCTGATCGAGGCCCTCAACCGGCCCGAGTCGCCGAAGTGCCCGATCGTGAGCGCGCCCAAGGCGATCGAGATCGTCGACAAGGTGAACGAGGCGACCGGTCTCGGCAACGCGAAGTTCCTCATGGACCTGTACCACCTGTCCATGAACGGCGAGGACCTGCCGTCGGTCATCGAGCGGTACGCCGCGAAGACCGGCCACGTGCAGATCGCCGACAACCCCGGCCGCGGCGCCCCCGGGACGGGCTCGCTCCCGCTGGAGGAGCTGCTCGACCAGCTGAGGAAGGCGGGTTACGACGGCTGGGTGGGCCTGGAGTACAAGGCCGGCGACCGCCCGAGCGCCGAGTCCTTCGGCTGGCTCCCGCGCGAAGCGCGTGCCGCGCGCTGA
- a CDS encoding 2-hydroxy-3-oxopropionate reductase gives MNNLPKIAWIGLGIMGSPMSENLIKAGYQVTGFTLEQEKLDRLAAAGGTAAGSIAEAVRDADVVITMVPASPQVEAIAYGPDGILENARSGALLIDMSSITPQTSVDLAKAAGEKGIRVLDAPVSGGEAGAVEAVLSIMVGGEQADFDEAKPIFEALGKTIVLCGPHGSGQTVKAANQLIVAVNIQACAEAVVFLEKSGVDLKAALDVLNGGLAGSTVLTRKKDNFLNRDFKPGFRIDLHHKDMGIVTDAARNVGAALPVGAVVAQLVASLRAQGDGGLDHSALLRAVERLSGAQV, from the coding sequence ATGAACAACCTTCCCAAGATCGCCTGGATCGGCCTCGGCATCATGGGCTCCCCCATGTCCGAGAACCTGATCAAGGCCGGCTACCAGGTCACCGGGTTCACGCTGGAGCAGGAGAAGCTGGACCGCCTCGCCGCCGCCGGCGGCACCGCGGCCGGCTCGATCGCCGAGGCCGTGCGCGACGCCGACGTGGTCATCACGATGGTGCCCGCCTCCCCGCAGGTCGAGGCCATCGCCTACGGCCCGGACGGCATCCTGGAGAACGCCAGGTCCGGCGCCCTGCTGATCGACATGTCCTCGATCACCCCGCAGACCTCCGTCGACCTGGCCAAGGCCGCCGGGGAGAAGGGCATCCGCGTCCTGGACGCCCCGGTCTCCGGCGGCGAGGCCGGCGCCGTCGAGGCCGTGCTGTCGATCATGGTGGGCGGCGAGCAGGCCGACTTCGACGAGGCCAAGCCGATCTTCGAGGCGCTCGGCAAGACCATCGTGCTGTGCGGCCCGCACGGCTCCGGCCAGACCGTGAAGGCCGCCAACCAGCTGATCGTCGCCGTGAACATCCAGGCGTGCGCCGAGGCCGTGGTCTTCCTGGAAAAGTCCGGCGTGGACCTGAAGGCCGCGCTCGACGTCCTCAACGGCGGCCTGGCCGGCTCGACCGTGCTGACGCGGAAGAAGGACAACTTCCTGAACCGCGACTTCAAGCCGGGCTTCCGCATCGACCTGCACCACAAGGACATGGGCATCGTCACCGACGCCGCCCGCAACGTCGGCGCGGCCCTGCCGGTCGGCGCCGTGGTCGCCCAGCTGGTCGCCTCGCTGCGCGCCCAGGGCGACGGCGGCCTGGACCACTCCGCCCTGCTGCGGGCCGTGGAGCGCCTCTCCGGCGCCCAGGTCTGA
- a CDS encoding catalase codes for MSQRVLTTESGAPVADNQNSATAGVGGPLLIQDQQLLEKLARFNRERIPERVVHARGSGAYGHFTVTGDVTGFTHAGFLGEIGRRTEVFVRFSTVADSLGGADAVRDPRGFAVKFYTEEGNYDLVGNNTPVFFIKDPVKFPDFIHSQKRDPFTGRQEPDNVWDFWAHSPEATHQITWLMGDRGIPASYRHMDGFGSHTYQWTNDKGEAFFVKYHFKTDQGIRCLTSEQAAEIAGRDPDSHQTDLLQAIERGMHPSWTLYVQIMPATEAANHRFNPFDLTKVWPHRDYPLQRVGRLVLDRNPDNVFAEVEQAAFSPNNFVPGIGPSPDKMLQGRLFAYADAHRYRLGVNHTLLPVNAPKAVPGGANNYGRDGFMALNPQGRHARNYEPNSYDGPVETGRPLSAPLPVSGYTGNHEAPLHTKDDDFVQAGELYRLMSQAEKSRLIANIAGGLSQVSRNDVIEKNLAHFHAADPEYGKRVAEAVRALRED; via the coding sequence ATGTCGCAGCGCGTGCTCACCACCGAGTCCGGCGCCCCGGTCGCCGACAACCAGAACTCCGCCACCGCCGGCGTCGGCGGGCCGCTTCTGATCCAGGACCAGCAGCTCCTGGAGAAGCTCGCGCGCTTCAACCGCGAGCGCATCCCGGAGCGAGTGGTGCACGCCCGCGGCTCCGGCGCCTACGGTCACTTCACGGTGACCGGCGACGTCACCGGTTTCACCCACGCCGGCTTCCTCGGCGAGATCGGCAGGCGCACCGAGGTGTTCGTGCGCTTCTCCACCGTGGCCGACTCGCTCGGCGGCGCGGACGCCGTCCGCGACCCGCGCGGTTTCGCGGTGAAGTTCTACACCGAGGAGGGCAACTACGACCTCGTCGGCAACAACACCCCGGTGTTCTTCATCAAGGACCCGGTCAAGTTCCCCGACTTCATCCACTCCCAGAAGCGGGACCCGTTCACGGGCCGTCAGGAGCCGGACAACGTCTGGGACTTCTGGGCGCACTCCCCCGAGGCCACGCACCAGATCACCTGGCTGATGGGTGACCGCGGCATCCCGGCGTCGTACCGCCACATGGACGGTTTCGGCTCGCACACCTACCAGTGGACGAACGACAAGGGCGAGGCCTTCTTCGTCAAGTACCACTTCAAGACGGACCAGGGCATCCGCTGCCTGACCAGCGAGCAGGCCGCGGAGATCGCGGGCAGGGACCCCGACTCCCACCAGACGGACCTGCTGCAGGCCATCGAGCGCGGCATGCATCCGTCCTGGACGCTGTACGTCCAGATCATGCCGGCGACGGAGGCGGCGAACCACCGCTTCAACCCGTTCGACCTGACCAAGGTGTGGCCGCACAGGGACTACCCGCTGCAGCGCGTGGGCCGCCTGGTGCTGGACCGCAACCCGGACAACGTCTTCGCCGAGGTCGAGCAGGCCGCGTTCTCCCCGAACAACTTCGTCCCCGGCATCGGCCCGTCCCCGGACAAGATGCTCCAGGGCCGGCTGTTCGCCTACGCCGACGCCCACCGCTACCGCCTGGGCGTCAACCACACCCTGCTGCCGGTCAACGCGCCGAAGGCGGTTCCGGGCGGCGCGAACAACTACGGCCGCGACGGCTTCATGGCGCTCAACCCGCAGGGCCGCCACGCCAGGAACTACGAGCCGAACTCCTACGACGGTCCCGTCGAGACCGGCCGTCCGCTGTCGGCGCCGCTGCCGGTGTCCGGGTACACCGGCAACCACGAGGCCCCGCTGCACACCAAGGACGACGACTTCGTCCAGGCCGGTGAGCTCTACCGCCTGATGTCGCAGGCGGAGAAGTCCCGCCTGATCGCGAACATCGCCGGGGGCCTGTCCCAGGTCTCCCGCAACGACGTGATCGAGAAGAACCTGGCCCACTTCCACGCCGCCGACCCCGAGTACGGCAAGCGCGTGGCGGAGGCGGTCCGCGCCCTGCGCGAGGACTGA
- the gcl gene encoding glyoxylate carboligase, with protein sequence MARMTAARAAVEILKREGVTDAFGVPGAAINPFYKALKEGGGIHHTLARHVEGASHMAEGYTRTRPGNIGVCIGTSGPAGTDMITGLYSAIGDSIPILCITGQAPTHVIHKEDFQAVDIASIAGPVTKMAVTVLEAAQVPGVFQQAFHLMRSGRPGPVLVDLPIDVQLTEIEFDPETYEPLPVYKPAATRAQIEKAITFLLESRRPVIVAGGGVIGADAADLLVEFAELTQTPVIPTLMGWGALPDDHELHAGMVGVQTSHRYGNATFLESDFVLGIGNRWANRHTGYKLDVYRGERKFVHVDIEPTQIGRIFPPDYGVVSDAKAALELFVEVAKELKAAGRLPDRSDWVASTQERKATLLRRTHFDNVPMKPQRVYEEMNKAFGPDTRYVTTIGLSQIAGAQMLHVYKPRHWINCGQAGPLGWTVPAAIGVAKADPDAPVVALSGDYDFQFMIEELAVAAQHRIPYVHVLVNNAYLGLIRQAQIGLDIDFQVNLEFENINTPEIGVYGVDHVKVAEGLGCKAIRVTEPDQLGAAFEQAKKLAAEYRVPVVVEAILERITNISMSRTMDISDITEFEEPATEPGHAPTSIRPLKV encoded by the coding sequence ATGGCCCGAATGACCGCTGCCCGCGCGGCAGTTGAGATCCTCAAGCGCGAGGGCGTCACCGACGCCTTCGGTGTGCCGGGTGCGGCGATCAACCCGTTCTACAAGGCCCTCAAGGAGGGCGGCGGCATCCACCACACCCTCGCCCGCCACGTCGAGGGCGCCTCGCACATGGCCGAGGGCTACACCCGCACCAGGCCGGGCAACATCGGCGTCTGCATCGGCACGTCCGGCCCCGCCGGCACGGACATGATCACCGGCCTGTACTCGGCCATCGGCGACTCCATCCCGATCCTGTGCATCACGGGCCAGGCGCCCACCCACGTGATCCACAAGGAGGACTTCCAGGCCGTCGACATCGCCTCGATCGCGGGGCCGGTCACGAAGATGGCGGTGACCGTCCTGGAGGCCGCCCAGGTCCCCGGCGTCTTCCAGCAGGCCTTCCACCTGATGCGCTCCGGCCGTCCCGGCCCGGTCCTGGTCGACCTGCCGATCGACGTCCAGCTCACCGAGATCGAGTTCGACCCGGAGACGTACGAGCCGCTGCCCGTCTACAAGCCGGCCGCGACCCGCGCCCAGATCGAGAAGGCGATCACCTTTCTTCTGGAGTCGCGGCGTCCCGTCATCGTCGCCGGCGGCGGCGTCATCGGCGCCGACGCCGCCGACCTGCTGGTGGAGTTCGCCGAGCTGACGCAGACCCCGGTCATCCCGACCCTGATGGGCTGGGGCGCGCTGCCCGACGACCACGAGCTGCACGCCGGCATGGTCGGCGTGCAGACCTCGCACCGGTACGGCAACGCCACCTTCCTGGAGTCCGACTTCGTCCTCGGCATCGGCAACCGCTGGGCCAACCGCCACACCGGCTACAAGCTGGACGTGTACCGCGGCGAGCGGAAGTTCGTCCACGTCGACATCGAGCCCACCCAGATCGGCAGGATCTTCCCGCCGGACTACGGTGTCGTCTCCGACGCCAAGGCCGCGCTGGAGCTGTTCGTCGAGGTGGCGAAGGAGCTGAAGGCGGCCGGCAGGCTTCCCGACCGCTCCGACTGGGTCGCCTCCACCCAGGAGCGCAAGGCGACGCTGCTGCGCCGTACGCACTTCGACAACGTGCCGATGAAGCCGCAGCGCGTGTACGAGGAGATGAACAAGGCCTTCGGCCCGGACACCCGGTACGTCACCACCATCGGCCTCTCCCAGATCGCCGGCGCGCAGATGCTGCACGTCTACAAGCCGCGCCACTGGATCAACTGCGGCCAGGCCGGCCCGCTCGGCTGGACCGTTCCCGCCGCGATCGGCGTCGCCAAGGCCGACCCGGACGCCCCGGTCGTCGCGCTCTCCGGCGACTACGACTTCCAGTTCATGATCGAGGAACTGGCGGTCGCCGCCCAGCACAGGATCCCCTACGTCCACGTGCTGGTGAACAACGCCTACCTGGGCCTGATCCGCCAGGCGCAGATCGGCCTGGACATCGACTTCCAGGTCAACCTGGAGTTCGAGAACATCAACACGCCCGAGATCGGCGTCTACGGCGTCGACCACGTCAAGGTCGCCGAGGGCCTCGGCTGCAAGGCGATCCGGGTCACCGAGCCGGACCAGCTCGGCGCCGCCTTCGAGCAGGCGAAGAAGCTGGCCGCCGAGTACCGGGTGCCGGTCGTGGTCGAGGCGATCCTGGAGCGGATCACCAACATCTCGATGAGCCGCACCATGGACATCAGCGACATCACCGAGTTCGAGGAGCCGGCCACCGAGCCCGGCCACGCGCCGACGTCGATCAGGCCGCTGAAGGTCTGA
- a CDS encoding AMP-binding protein: MTAELSYTHGTGATALLGDTIGANLDRAVAKWPEREALVDVPSGRRWTYAEFGAAVEELAQALAASGVAKGDRVGIWAVNCPEWVLVQYATARIGAIMVNINPAYRTHEVEYVLNQAGISLLVASLSHKTSDYRAMVEEVRHHCPALREVVYIGDPGWEALLARGTGDAAYEELSCDDPINIQYTSGTTGFPKGATLSHHNILNNGFFVGELVAYTEQDRICIPVPFYHCFGMVMGNLAATSHGACMVIPAPSFDPKATLEAVQRERCTSLYGVPTMFIAELNLPDFARYDLSSLRTGIMAGSPCPVEVMKRVVAEMHMAEVSICYGMTETSPVSLQTRRDDDLEHRTGTVGRVLPHLEVKVVDPATGVTRPRGTAGELCTRGYSVMLGYWNEPEKTAEAVDAGRWMHTGDLAVMREDGYVEIVGRIKDMIIRGGENIYPREIEEFLYAHPKIRDVQVVGVPHESYGEEVLACVIPQDAADPLTLEELRAFCHGRLAHYKIPSRLRILDSFPMTVSGKVRKVELREMYQA, from the coding sequence GTGACCGCCGAGCTGTCGTACACCCACGGAACCGGTGCCACCGCCCTGCTCGGCGACACCATCGGCGCCAACCTCGACCGGGCCGTGGCTAAGTGGCCGGAGCGCGAGGCGCTGGTCGACGTGCCCTCGGGGCGGCGCTGGACGTACGCCGAGTTCGGCGCCGCCGTCGAGGAGCTGGCGCAGGCGCTGGCGGCGAGCGGAGTCGCCAAGGGCGACCGGGTGGGCATCTGGGCCGTCAACTGCCCGGAGTGGGTCCTGGTCCAGTACGCCACCGCCCGCATCGGCGCCATCATGGTGAACATCAACCCGGCCTACCGCACCCACGAGGTCGAGTACGTCCTGAACCAGGCCGGGATCTCGCTGCTCGTCGCCTCTCTGAGCCACAAGACCAGCGACTACCGCGCGATGGTCGAGGAGGTCCGCCACCACTGCCCGGCGCTGCGCGAGGTCGTGTACATCGGCGACCCCGGTTGGGAGGCGCTGCTCGCGCGCGGCACCGGGGACGCCGCGTACGAGGAGCTGTCCTGCGACGACCCGATCAACATCCAGTACACCTCGGGGACGACCGGATTCCCGAAGGGCGCCACCCTCTCCCACCACAACATCCTCAACAACGGTTTCTTCGTCGGGGAGTTGGTCGCCTACACCGAGCAGGACAGGATCTGCATCCCGGTGCCGTTCTACCACTGCTTCGGCATGGTGATGGGCAACCTCGCGGCCACCTCGCACGGCGCCTGCATGGTCATCCCGGCCCCCTCCTTCGACCCGAAGGCCACCCTGGAAGCCGTCCAGCGGGAACGCTGTACGTCCCTCTACGGCGTCCCGACCATGTTCATCGCCGAGCTGAACCTCCCGGACTTCGCCCGTTACGACCTCTCCTCGCTGCGCACCGGCATCATGGCGGGCTCGCCCTGCCCGGTGGAGGTGATGAAGCGGGTGGTCGCCGAGATGCACATGGCGGAGGTGTCCATCTGCTACGGCATGACCGAGACATCGCCGGTGTCGCTCCAGACCCGCCGCGACGACGACCTGGAGCACCGCACCGGCACCGTCGGCCGCGTCCTGCCCCACCTGGAGGTCAAGGTCGTCGACCCGGCCACCGGGGTCACCCGGCCGCGCGGCACGGCGGGCGAGTTGTGCACCCGCGGCTACAGCGTGATGCTCGGCTACTGGAACGAGCCGGAGAAGACCGCCGAGGCCGTCGACGCGGGCCGCTGGATGCACACCGGGGACCTGGCGGTGATGCGCGAGGACGGCTACGTCGAGATCGTCGGCCGGATCAAGGACATGATCATCCGGGGCGGCGAGAACATCTACCCGCGCGAGATCGAGGAGTTCCTCTACGCCCACCCCAAGATCAGGGACGTCCAGGTCGTCGGGGTGCCGCACGAGAGTTACGGCGAGGAGGTGCTGGCCTGCGTGATCCCGCAGGACGCGGCCGACCCCCTCACCCTGGAGGAACTGCGCGCCTTCTGCCACGGCCGGCTCGCGCACTACAAGATCCCCAGCAGGCTGCGGATCCTCGACTCCTTCCCGATGACGGTGTCCGGAAAGGTGCGCAAAGTCGAACTGCGGGAGATGTACCAGGCGTGA
- a CDS encoding AMP-binding protein, translating into MTTATEQFRGARDFLLAHREDYAAAYAGFAWPRPAHFNWALDWFDAIAAGNDRTALHIVEEDGAERRLSFAEMSERSNRVANHLRNRGVAAEDRILVMLGNQTELWETMLAAMKLRAVVIPATPLLGPADLCDRVDRGRVRHVIVRAEDTAKFDGVPGAYTRIAVGGLPEQGWEPYEDAYTAPAEFLPDGPTLADDPLMLYFTSGTTARPKLVEHTHTSYPIGHLATMYWIGLKPGDVHLNISSPGWAKHAWSNLFAPWNAEATVFLFNYTRFDAARLMAEMDRVGVTTFCAPPTVWRMLIQADLGQLRTPPREVVAAGEPLNPEVIEQVRRAWGVTIRDGFGQTETAVQVSNSPGQPLKPGSMGRPSPGYRVELLDPVSGAPGAAEGEIALDLAERPVGLMTGYHGDPDRTAEAMAGGYYRTGDIGRRDEDGYIFYVGRADDVFKASDYKISPFELESALLEHEAVAEAAVVPAPDELRLAVPKAYVVLAAGYEPGPDTAKVIFEHSRQVLAPYKRIRRLEFGPLPKTVSGKIRRIELREATAQGSGNEYREEDFR; encoded by the coding sequence ATGACGACGGCGACCGAGCAGTTCCGCGGGGCGCGGGACTTCCTGCTGGCACACCGCGAGGACTATGCGGCCGCGTACGCGGGCTTCGCCTGGCCGCGGCCCGCGCACTTCAACTGGGCGCTGGACTGGTTCGACGCGATCGCCGCCGGCAACGACCGGACCGCGCTGCACATCGTCGAGGAGGACGGCGCCGAACGGCGGCTGTCCTTCGCCGAGATGTCCGAGCGCTCGAACCGGGTCGCGAACCACCTGCGCAACCGGGGTGTCGCCGCCGAGGACCGGATCCTGGTCATGCTCGGCAACCAGACCGAGCTGTGGGAGACCATGCTGGCCGCGATGAAGCTGCGCGCCGTGGTCATTCCGGCCACCCCGCTGCTCGGCCCGGCCGACCTGTGCGACCGGGTGGACCGGGGCCGGGTCAGGCACGTGATCGTACGGGCCGAGGACACCGCCAAGTTCGACGGCGTGCCGGGCGCCTACACCCGGATCGCGGTCGGCGGCCTGCCCGAGCAGGGCTGGGAGCCGTACGAGGACGCGTACACGGCCCCGGCGGAGTTCCTCCCCGACGGCCCCACCCTCGCCGACGACCCGCTGATGCTCTACTTCACCTCCGGTACGACCGCACGCCCCAAGCTGGTCGAGCACACCCACACCTCGTACCCGATCGGGCATCTGGCGACCATGTACTGGATCGGCCTGAAACCCGGCGACGTGCACCTGAACATCTCCTCGCCGGGCTGGGCCAAGCACGCCTGGTCCAACCTGTTCGCGCCGTGGAACGCCGAGGCGACCGTCTTCCTCTTCAACTACACGCGGTTCGACGCCGCCCGGCTGATGGCCGAGATGGACCGGGTGGGCGTCACCACCTTCTGCGCCCCGCCGACCGTGTGGCGCATGCTCATCCAGGCCGACCTCGGCCAGTTGCGCACCCCGCCCCGCGAGGTGGTGGCCGCGGGGGAGCCGCTCAACCCCGAGGTCATCGAGCAGGTCCGGCGGGCCTGGGGCGTCACCATCCGGGACGGCTTCGGGCAGACCGAGACCGCGGTGCAGGTCTCCAACAGCCCCGGCCAGCCGCTGAAGCCCGGCTCCATGGGCCGGCCCAGCCCCGGCTACCGCGTCGAACTCCTCGACCCGGTCTCCGGCGCGCCCGGCGCCGCCGAGGGCGAGATCGCCCTGGACCTCGCCGAGCGCCCGGTCGGCCTGATGACCGGCTACCACGGCGACCCGGACCGCACGGCGGAGGCCATGGCGGGCGGCTACTACCGCACCGGGGACATCGGACGCCGGGACGAGGACGGATACATCTTCTACGTCGGGCGCGCCGACGACGTGTTCAAGGCCAGCGACTACAAGATCAGCCCGTTCGAGCTGGAGAGCGCGCTGCTGGAGCACGAGGCGGTGGCCGAGGCCGCCGTCGTGCCCGCGCCGGACGAGCTGCGGCTCGCCGTGCCCAAGGCGTACGTCGTGCTCGCCGCGGGCTACGAGCCCGGACCGGACACCGCGAAGGTCATCTTCGAGCACTCCCGCCAGGTGCTCGCCCCCTACAAGCGCATCCGCCGGCTGGAGTTCGGCCCGCTGCCCAAGACCGTCTCCGGCAAGATCCGCCGGATCGAGCTGCGCGAGGCGACGGCCCAGGGCTCCGGGAACGAGTACCGCGAGGAGGACTTCCGGTGA